In Candidatus Korarchaeota archaeon NZ13-K, one DNA window encodes the following:
- a CDS encoding metallophosphoesterase — translation MRLLIISDAHGNYDALRAILEGERYDQAIFLGDSVDYGPQPAETLDLLRETCSVLLKGNHDAAAAHGISCMCLEELRPLSEYTRANITLKMLSKEDLNFLRGLPESYELRIGEMRVYAVHASPRDHLYGYLMPDMSDEDLEGQLYEVGPAGLRRLDHDLFLVGHTHRAMIRGLRGARVLNPGSLGQPRDGDSRASYAILEDGRLELRRIRYDVEGVIGKIRELRLESWAEDQLIQILRTGSVDNI, via the coding sequence ATGAGGTTGCTCATAATATCGGATGCCCACGGGAACTATGATGCTCTCAGAGCGATCTTGGAAGGAGAGAGATACGATCAGGCCATTTTCTTAGGAGATTCCGTGGATTACGGTCCTCAGCCCGCAGAAACACTTGATCTGCTCAGGGAGACGTGCTCCGTCCTCCTGAAGGGAAACCATGACGCGGCCGCGGCTCACGGGATCAGCTGCATGTGCTTGGAGGAGCTGAGGCCCCTCAGCGAGTACACGAGGGCCAACATAACGCTGAAGATGCTCTCGAAGGAGGACCTGAATTTTCTAAGGGGGCTCCCTGAGAGCTATGAGCTCCGTATCGGTGAGATGCGCGTTTACGCCGTTCACGCATCCCCCAGGGATCACCTCTACGGCTACCTGATGCCCGATATGAGCGATGAGGACCTGGAGGGACAGCTGTATGAGGTCGGCCCGGCCGGGCTGAGGAGGCTGGATCACGATCTCTTCCTCGTGGGTCACACCCACAGGGCGATGATCAGGGGGCTTAGGGGGGCTAGGGTGTTGAACCCGGGTTCCCTGGGCCAGCCCAGGGACGGGGATAGCAGGGCGTCCTACGCCATCCTGGAGGATGGTAGGCTGGAGCTCAGGAGGATCCGTTATGATGTGGAGGGGGTCATAGGCAAGATCAGAGAACTGAGGCTCGAGAGTTGGGCCGAGGATCAGCTGATTCAGATACTGAGGACGGGATCCGTCGATAATATCTGA
- a CDS encoding cupin domain-containing protein, with translation VLSEGDGDLIPEHAHEEDEIAYVVSGSLRVHMEGMGDLDVREGEALLIPKGVRHRGVLSGDCVLIAVYHP, from the coding sequence GGTCCTCTCCGAGGGGGATGGGGATCTCATACCGGAGCATGCGCACGAGGAGGACGAGATCGCTTACGTGGTGAGCGGGAGTTTGAGGGTTCACATGGAGGGAATGGGCGATTTGGATGTCAGGGAGGGTGAGGCCCTGCTCATCCCTAAGGGGGTGAGGCACAGGGGAGTGCTTTCCGGGGACTGCGTCCTGATAGCGGTCTATCATCCCTGA
- a CDS encoding DMT family transporter yields the protein MGLKEWSLLMTLSVLWGGSFLFMGILVRELPPLTITALRLGLAAVPLNIVVRRRGGRRFPWRELLILGLSNNTVPSALILWGQVYISSSLASILNSTAPIFTSMLAHFLTDDERLTRGKLAGALIGLSGVLIMMGPDALERGQSLIGQIMVLSGVLCYSYATIFGRRLYGMGLSPLEIASGQLTAATLTALPLAILLDRPWTLPIPSVRAWESIICLSILSTALAYVVFFRLLESAGATQVNLVTLLIPVTATLLCTALLGERLEERHLLGMVVILLGLSLSDGRPIEFLERRVRTLNKIARFTA from the coding sequence ATGGGGCTGAAGGAATGGTCCCTCTTAATGACCCTATCAGTCCTATGGGGTGGCTCCTTTCTCTTCATGGGCATCCTAGTGAGGGAGCTCCCTCCCCTCACTATAACGGCGCTCCGTCTCGGTTTAGCTGCCGTCCCGCTCAACATTGTGGTGAGACGCAGGGGAGGCCGGAGGTTCCCCTGGAGGGAGCTCCTGATCCTGGGGCTGAGCAATAACACAGTTCCCTCGGCGCTCATCCTCTGGGGGCAGGTTTACATATCCAGCAGCCTGGCCTCCATACTGAACTCCACAGCCCCTATCTTCACATCAATGCTCGCCCACTTCCTCACGGACGATGAGAGGCTGACCAGGGGGAAGTTGGCTGGTGCACTGATCGGTCTCTCGGGCGTCCTCATCATGATGGGGCCCGATGCTTTGGAGAGGGGTCAGAGCCTGATCGGGCAGATTATGGTGCTCTCCGGCGTGCTTTGCTACTCCTACGCCACGATATTCGGCAGAAGGCTATATGGGATGGGCCTGTCCCCGCTGGAGATAGCATCCGGTCAGCTGACCGCGGCCACCCTGACCGCCCTCCCCCTCGCCATCTTGCTGGACAGACCTTGGACCCTGCCGATCCCCTCGGTGAGGGCCTGGGAATCGATCATCTGCCTATCGATTCTCTCCACCGCCCTGGCATACGTAGTATTCTTCAGGCTGCTCGAATCGGCCGGGGCGACCCAGGTGAACCTCGTGACCCTGCTAATCCCGGTGACGGCGACGCTACTCTGCACGGCCCTGCTTGGGGAGAGGCTGGAGGAAAGGCACCTCCTCGGGATGGTCGTGATACTGCTGGGCCTATCCCTATCCGACGGGAGGCCCATCGAATTCCTCGAGAGGCGGGTGCGAACTCTTAATAAGATCGCCCGATTCACGGCTTGA